The Nocardioides sp. S-1144 genome includes a region encoding these proteins:
- a CDS encoding sensor histidine kinase — protein sequence MSPQQSLRIALVARCFMLVVLGANVVVTSEEGFDRSDGFLALAALATVWALATLAEQRSELRVFSPVVEGAAVGVICGVSVTPFTAILLALVLPPFVAALLGGPRTGALALAATLAAVVFGALTVVGPLTEAQGLAIFTWGLAGLGFGLIGAFVHVNARANPDPLAPYRDAQRLLRQLIDLSDDLSSGLEVTTLAGTVLEEVGDAVPTESLAVYAPRGDVLVPLAARHHGADRTDTESVSALAWAGRETVIRDRAFALPVGDSTVLGGVVPPGTAREQDELRRTLDALRERLAPTALQLDTAVLFADFRDAASADVRKRLAREMHDGVAQDIASLGYLVDALAAAPANEKQGRQLAVLRDRITAVVAEVRQSVLTLRTSIGEAESLGTAIGSVARHLSDASQIPIQVTLDEQAARLRPEVEAELFRIAQEAMNNAVKHARCTVIEVHCEVHAPDAVITVSDDGRGLQPGRADSHGLAIMRERARLVGAELTIDNRPEGGLCVAVRVGPAR from the coding sequence GTGTCCCCCCAGCAGTCCCTCCGCATCGCGCTCGTCGCGCGCTGCTTCATGCTCGTCGTCCTGGGCGCCAACGTCGTCGTCACGTCCGAGGAGGGCTTCGACCGGAGCGACGGCTTCCTCGCCCTCGCGGCCCTGGCCACGGTCTGGGCACTGGCGACCCTGGCCGAACAGCGCTCGGAGCTCCGGGTGTTCAGTCCCGTCGTGGAGGGCGCCGCCGTCGGTGTGATCTGCGGGGTGTCCGTCACCCCGTTCACCGCCATCCTGCTCGCCCTCGTCCTGCCGCCGTTCGTCGCCGCGCTCCTCGGCGGACCACGGACCGGCGCCCTGGCGCTGGCCGCCACGCTCGCCGCGGTGGTCTTCGGTGCCTTGACCGTCGTCGGTCCCCTCACCGAGGCCCAGGGCCTGGCGATCTTCACCTGGGGTCTCGCCGGGCTGGGCTTCGGGCTCATCGGCGCCTTCGTGCACGTCAACGCCCGCGCCAACCCCGACCCCCTCGCGCCGTACCGCGACGCGCAGCGGTTGCTGCGCCAGCTGATCGACCTCTCCGACGACCTCAGCTCCGGCCTGGAGGTCACCACCCTCGCCGGCACCGTGCTCGAGGAGGTCGGCGACGCCGTCCCGACCGAGAGCCTGGCTGTGTACGCACCTCGGGGCGACGTGCTCGTGCCGCTCGCCGCGCGCCACCACGGCGCGGACCGCACCGACACCGAGAGCGTCTCGGCCCTCGCCTGGGCCGGCCGCGAGACGGTGATCCGCGACCGTGCCTTCGCCCTCCCGGTCGGCGACTCCACCGTCCTCGGCGGCGTCGTGCCGCCCGGGACGGCACGCGAGCAGGACGAGCTGCGGCGCACGCTCGACGCACTGCGCGAGCGGCTCGCACCCACCGCGCTCCAGCTCGACACCGCGGTGCTGTTCGCCGACTTCCGCGACGCCGCCTCGGCCGACGTCCGCAAGCGGCTGGCCCGTGAGATGCACGACGGGGTCGCCCAGGACATCGCCTCGCTGGGCTACCTGGTCGACGCCCTCGCCGCCGCGCCGGCGAACGAGAAGCAGGGCCGGCAGCTCGCCGTGCTCCGCGACCGGATCACGGCGGTGGTCGCCGAGGTGCGCCAGTCGGTGCTCACGCTGCGCACCAGCATCGGCGAGGCGGAGAGCCTCGGCACCGCGATCGGCAGTGTGGCGCGCCACCTCAGCGACGCCTCCCAGATCCCGATCCAGGTCACCCTCGACGAGCAGGCGGCCCGGCTGCGTCCGGAGGTCGAGGCCGAGCTGTTCCGCATCGCCCAGGAGGCGATGAACAACGCCGTCAAGCACGCACGGTGCACGGTGATCGAGGTGCACTGCGAGGTCCACGCGCCGGACGCGGTGATCACCGTCTCCGACGACGGTCGTGGTCTCCAGCCCGGCCGGGCCGACTCGCACGGGCTCGCGATCATGCGCGAACGGGCCCGTCTGGTCGGGGCGGAGCTGACGATCGACAACCGCCCCGAGGGTGGCCTGTGCGTCGCCGTGCGCGTCGGACCGGCGCGGTGA
- a CDS encoding response regulator transcription factor yields MSDAPIRLLLVDDHELIREGLGSVIDLEADMDVVATAGTVGEALSVYEELKPDVVVADLQLPDGTGLDIVRTIRKASQTTGLIVLTMHSGDDQIFAAMQAGASGFVGKDAPSSEVVKAARHAAVSPRAFVCAGLAGAMMRRVSGESASLTEREHDVLLLLADGLGAAAIGERLYLSESTAKSHIARIYQKLGAANRAQALVTAMRVGLLSSVQPTER; encoded by the coding sequence ATGAGCGACGCGCCGATCCGGCTCCTCCTCGTCGACGACCACGAGCTCATCCGCGAGGGACTGGGCTCGGTCATCGACCTCGAGGCCGACATGGACGTCGTCGCCACCGCCGGGACGGTGGGCGAGGCGCTCTCGGTCTACGAGGAGCTGAAGCCCGACGTCGTCGTCGCCGACCTCCAGCTCCCCGACGGCACCGGCCTCGACATCGTGCGCACGATCCGCAAGGCCAGCCAGACGACCGGCCTGATCGTCTTGACCATGCACTCCGGCGACGACCAGATCTTCGCGGCGATGCAGGCCGGCGCGTCCGGGTTCGTGGGCAAGGACGCCCCCTCCTCCGAGGTGGTCAAGGCCGCGCGGCACGCCGCGGTCTCGCCCCGGGCCTTCGTGTGCGCCGGTCTGGCCGGCGCCATGATGCGGCGGGTGTCGGGCGAGTCGGCCAGCCTCACCGAGCGTGAGCACGACGTGCTGCTGCTGCTCGCCGACGGCCTGGGTGCGGCCGCCATCGGCGAGCGGCTCTACCTGAGCGAGTCGACCGCGAAGTCACACATCGCGCGGATCTACCAGAAGCTCGGCGCGGCGAACCGGGCCCAGGCCCTCGTCACGGCCATGCGGGTCGGGCTGCTGTCCAGCGTCCAGCCGACCGAGCGCTGA
- a CDS encoding Flp family type IVb pilin — MVTYLRIILTAHRARMDERGASAVEYGLLVAGIAAIIVAVVFLLGDQITDAFQDTCDEIANRGEDGGPCVAD; from the coding sequence ATGGTTACCTACCTGCGCATCATCCTGACCGCCCACCGGGCGCGCATGGACGAGCGCGGCGCCTCGGCCGTCGAGTACGGCCTGCTCGTCGCGGGGATTGCGGCAATCATCGTCGCGGTGGTGTTCCTCCTGGGCGACCAGATCACCGATGCGTTCCAGGACACCTGCGACGAGATCGCCAACCGCGGTGAGGACGGCGGCCCCTGCGTCGCCGACTGA
- a CDS encoding Flp family type IVb pilin, whose protein sequence is MRLSSTPPRTERGASAVEYGLILIGIAALIVVVVVLLGGQVNDMFNGACENIQAETGTGECTGDGEGD, encoded by the coding sequence ATGAGACTTTCATCCACACCGCCCCGCACCGAGCGCGGCGCATCTGCAGTCGAGTACGGGCTCATCCTCATCGGCATCGCCGCATTGATCGTCGTGGTCGTCGTTCTGCTCGGCGGCCAGGTCAACGACATGTTCAATGGCGCCTGCGAGAACATCCAGGCCGAGACCGGTACCGGCGAGTGCACCGGTGACGGCGAGGGCGACTAG